The Ignavibacteria bacterium genome contains a region encoding:
- a CDS encoding UbiA family prenyltransferase encodes MKKLASAIQIIRPLNALITLLTILVSGVICSRGEYLWLNILLASFSGALAASAGNVINDIIDIEIDRINRPGRALPSGKLSVKEAYFLYGLLNFAGLVPAVFINAASLVIYLISAALIFLYSYRLKGIPLIGNFAVGVMTALAFIFGGVAVGSWKLTIIPAFFAFLVNLIREIIKDMEDVEGDSRMSVVTFPQKYGFGRTIRVIGFLTILLMTFTTIPFLLHIYAIEYFVLIMSGVNLLFLFFLKLLFRPKGGLLRLRLMSNVLKLNMVLGLIAIYLGNK; translated from the coding sequence GTGAAAAAACTGGCCTCAGCTATTCAAATAATCCGCCCGTTAAACGCCCTGATAACATTACTTACCATTCTGGTCTCAGGCGTAATCTGTTCAAGGGGTGAATATCTCTGGCTGAATATTCTTCTGGCCTCATTTTCCGGCGCCCTGGCGGCCTCGGCAGGAAACGTAATAAACGACATTATAGACATTGAAATTGACCGCATAAACCGCCCGGGAAGAGCGCTGCCCTCGGGAAAACTGAGCGTTAAAGAGGCTTATTTTCTGTACGGCCTGTTAAATTTTGCCGGACTGGTGCCGGCGGTTTTTATAAATGCAGCCTCACTGGTTATTTACCTTATCTCGGCAGCACTGATATTTCTTTACTCATACCGTCTTAAGGGAATTCCACTAATAGGAAATTTTGCTGTAGGAGTTATGACGGCTTTGGCCTTTATATTCGGAGGGGTGGCTGTTGGAAGCTGGAAGCTTACAATAATACCGGCTTTTTTTGCCTTTCTTGTCAATCTTATACGTGAAATTATCAAGGATATGGAGGACGTTGAGGGGGACAGCAGGATGAGCGTTGTAACTTTTCCTCAAAAATACGGATTTGGCAGGACTATACGGGTAATCGGTTTTTTAACTATATTACTGATGACGTTTACTACAATCCCGTTTCTACTGCATATTTACGCAATTGAGTATTTTGTACTGATAATGAGCGGGGTGAATTTATTATTCCTATTTTTTCTTAAACTTCTCTTTCGGCCAAAAGGAGGGCTCTTAAGGCTGCGTCTTATGAGTAATGTGCTTAAATTAAACATGGTTCTGGGCCTTATTGCAATATATCTGGGAAATAAATGA
- a CDS encoding ribonuclease HII, producing the protein MKNFDNAFLSESVRLIAGIDEAGRGPLAGPVAAASVIFDPGVTIGKVNDSKKLCESLREELYLEITEKALAWGVSIVSHEEIDRINILQASLLAMKNSLEGLSIVPDLAIIDGNKVFPSKIPTKAIVKGDGKSFCIAAASIVAKVTRDRLMRELSEIHPEYMWHKNKGYGTREHIKALMEFGPSPYHRKTFLKHFIMEENEPGIE; encoded by the coding sequence ATGAAAAATTTTGATAACGCATTTTTGTCTGAAAGTGTGCGTCTTATTGCCGGAATAGACGAAGCCGGGAGGGGACCGCTGGCAGGCCCTGTTGCAGCTGCCTCGGTTATTTTTGACCCGGGCGTTACGATAGGGAAAGTAAATGATTCAAAAAAGCTCTGTGAATCCTTAAGGGAAGAGCTTTACCTGGAGATTACGGAAAAGGCCCTGGCCTGGGGGGTAAGCATAGTAAGCCACGAGGAAATAGACAGAATAAACATACTTCAGGCCTCGCTTCTTGCCATGAAAAATTCACTGGAGGGCCTTTCTATTGTGCCTGACCTTGCAATAATTGACGGCAATAAGGTTTTTCCCTCGAAAATACCCACGAAAGCCATAGTAAAAGGGGACGGAAAGTCTTTCTGCATTGCTGCAGCTTCAATAGTTGCCAAGGTTACGCGTGACCGCCTGATGAGGGAGCTTTCGGAAATTCATCCAGAATACATGTGGCATAAAAACAAGGGTTACGGCACGCGTGAGCACATAAAGGCACTCATGGAATTCGGCCCAAGCCCTTATCACAGAAAAACATTCCTGAAACACTTCATTATGGAAGAAAATGAGCCTGGAATCGAATAA
- a CDS encoding YraN family protein, with the protein MSLESNKAGREGEEMAVRLLMSKGFKVVERNYHFGKGELDIVARDGETLVFVEVKYRQNMEYGEPEYSITPQKIKQIKKVARCYLFEKHIDEVACRFDVVAILEEKPGSPVINYYKDAF; encoded by the coding sequence ATGAGCCTGGAATCGAATAAGGCAGGCCGGGAAGGGGAGGAGATGGCCGTCCGGCTCTTAATGAGCAAAGGCTTTAAGGTAGTTGAAAGGAACTACCATTTCGGCAAAGGAGAGCTGGATATTGTGGCCCGGGATGGGGAGACACTGGTATTTGTTGAAGTAAAGTACAGGCAGAACATGGAATACGGGGAGCCGGAATACAGCATTACACCCCAAAAAATCAAACAGATCAAGAAAGTAGCCCGCTGTTATCTTTTCGAGAAGCATATTGATGAGGTTGCCTGCCGATTTGATGTTGTGGCAATTCTGGAGGAAAAGCCGGGCAGTCCGGTAATAAATTACTATAAAGATGCCTTCTGA